A genomic window from Scomber scombrus chromosome 18, fScoSco1.1, whole genome shotgun sequence includes:
- the LOC134000233 gene encoding lipopolysaccharide-induced tumor necrosis factor-alpha factor homolog, which yields MSTDGRKEPPPYLIPVEDQGAGVRVYHVHTPFTPPSEQESSTVYTSGGGGMGSGLESADGKRKFVSYDTALGHAPGMTTCTSCQQQVMTNVTYKAGTYAWLMCLLFICCGLILCCCLIPFFLKNFKDTYHTCPRCNRVLHVEKRQCCK from the exons ATGAGTACAGATGGACGAAAAGAACCTCCTCCCTACCTCATACCTG TAGAAGATCAAGGGGCTGGAGTGAGGGTTTACCATGTCCACACTCCCTTCACCCCTCCCTCTGAACAAGAGTCTTCCA CAGTGTACACCAGCGGAGGAGGAGGCATGGGTTCAGGCCTCGAGTCTGCAGATGGAAAAAGGAAGTTTGTGAGCTATGATACGGCGCTGGGGCATGCTCCCGGTATGACAACCTGCACCTCCTGCCAGCAGCAGGTCATGACCAATGTTACCTACAAAGCTGGGACCTATGCCTGGCTGATGTGCTTACTCTTCATCTGCTGCGG gTTAATCCTGTGCTGCTGCCTGATTCCATTCTTCCTGAAAAACTTCAAGGATACGTACCACACGTGTCCCCGCTGCAACAGAGTCCTGCACGTTGAGAAGAGGCAATGCTGTAAATGA
- the LOC134000017 gene encoding cell death-inducing p53-target protein 1-like — protein sequence MAEGSSVSSAPISQHSSPPQWWIIGIPLRNTMSTDEEKEPPPYIPVEAPGNGTHIYHIPLPPPPPPPPRAPIPQVRNTPVYINQGQGLESGIHQRNSVSYDATLGNSPGMAICTSCQQQVMTDVTYKAGTFAWKMFALFFFLGLTMCLLPFILFVFWKKTKDVYHTCPLCNRVLHMNKRGCCI from the exons ATGGCTGAAGGCTCTTCAGTGTCCAGTGCACCCATCAGCCAGCATTCGAGCCCTCCACAGTGGTGGATCATTGGAATCCCATTGAGAAA cacaATGAGtacagatgaagaaaaagaaccTCCTCCCTACATACCTG TTGAAGCTCCGGGGAACGGGACCCACATTTACCACATTCCGttaccccctcctccccctcctcccccacgGGCCCCCATACCTCAGGTCCGCAACACACCAG TATACATCAACCAAGGACAAGGTCTCGAATCTGGTATTCACCAAAGGAACTCTGTGAGCTACGACGCAACACTGGGGAATTCTCCTGGCATGGCTATCTGCACCTCCTGCCAGCAGCAGGTCATGACCGACGTTACCTACAAAGCTGGGACTTTTGCCTGGAAAATGTTTgcactcttcttcttcctcgG GTTGACCATGTGCCTGCTCCCATTCATCTTGTTCGTCTTCTGGAAAAAGACAAAGGATGTGTACCACACGTGTCCCCTCTGCAACAGAGTCCTGCACATGAACAAGAGAGGATGCTGTATATGA
- the usp7 gene encoding ubiquitin carboxyl-terminal hydrolase 7 isoform X1, which yields MNHHHHHTQQQQKAGEQQLSEPEDMEMEAGDTDDPPRIPANPVINGNVAMADGHNNTEEDMEDDTSWRSEATFRFVVERFSRLSESVLSPSCFVRNLPWKIMVMPRFYPDRPHQKSVGFFLQCNAESDSTSWSCHAQAMLKIINYKDDEKSFSRRISHLFFHKENDWGFSNFMSWSDVTDPERGFVDDDKVTFEVYVQADAPHGVAWDSKKHTGYVGLKNQGATCYMNSLLQTLFFTNQLRRAVYMMPTEGDDSSKSVPLALQRVFYELQHSDKPVGTKKLTKSFGWETLDSFMQHDVQELCRVLLDNVENKMKGTCVEGTIPKLFRGKMVSYIQCKHVDYRSERIEDYYDIQLSIKGKKNIFESFKDYVATEQLDGDNKYDAGEHGLQEAEKGVKFLTFPPILHLQLMRFMYDPQTDQNIKINDRFEFPDQLPLDEFLQKPDSKDPANYILHAVLVHSGDNHGGHYVVYLNPKGDGKVSVKEPIWCKFDDDVVSRCTKEEAIEHNYGGHDDDLSVRHCTNAYMLVYIRESKLSEVLQPMTDVDIPQQLVERLQEEKRVEAQKRKERQEAHLYMQVQMVTEDQFCGHQGNDMYDEEKVKYTVFKVLKSSTLQEFVQNLSQTMGFPQDQMRLWPMQARSNGTKRPAMLDYEADCNKSMIDLSDNENPWTIFLETVDPEMAASGATLPKFDKDHDVMLFLKMYDPKTRSLNYCGHIYTPISCKIRDLLPVMCERAGFQQETSLILYEEVKPNLTERIQDYDVSLDKALDELMDGDIIVFQKDDPENDSSELPTAKDYFRDLYHRVDVIFCDKTIHNDPGFVVTLSNRMNYFQVAKTVAQRLNTDPMLLQFFKSQGDGPGNPLRHNYEGTLRDLLQFFKPRQPKKLYYQQLKMKITDFENRRSFKSIWLNSQFREEEITLYPDKHGCVRDLLEECKKSVELSEKGSEKLRLLEIVSYKIIGVHQEDELLECLSPAASRTFRIEEIPLDQVDLDKDSEMLIPVAHFHKEVFGTFGIPFLLKIRQGESFREVMRRIQTMLDIQEKEFEKFKFAIVMMGRHQYITEDEYEVNLKDFEPQPGNMSHPRPWLGLDHFNKAPKRGRYTYLEKAIKIHN from the exons ATgaaccaccaccatcaccacacGCAGCAGCAACAGAAAGCCGGCgagcagcagctcagtgaacCGGAGGACATGGAGATGGAAG CTGGGGACACAGACGACCCTCCAAGAATCCCAGCCAACCCAGTGATCAATGGTAACGTGGCCATGGCGGATGgacacaacaacacagaggaGGACATGGAGGATG ACACCAGTTGGCGGTCAGAGGCAACCTTCCGGTTTGTGGTGGAGCGCTTCAGCCGCCTCAGCGAGTCGGTGCTCAGCCCATCCTGCTTTGTCCGGAACCTTCCATGGAAGATAATGGTGATGCCCCGCTTCTACCCCGACAGGCCACACCAGAAGAGCGTGGGTTTCTTCCTGCAGTGTAACGCAGAGTCCGACTCCAC gtcaTGGTCGTGCCACGCACAGGCCATGCTGAAGATCATCAACTACAAAGACGACGAGAAGTCTTTCAGCCGCAGGATCAGTCACCTGTTCTTTCACAAAGAGAATGATTGGGGCTTCTCCAACTTCATGTCCTGGAGT GATGTTACCGATCCAGAGAGGGGCTTCGTCGATGAtgacaaagtcacatttgaagTCTACGTCCAGGCCGATGCCCCACATGGAGTGGC CTGGGACTCTAAGAAACACACAGGCTATGTCGGACTAAAGAACCAGGGAGCTACTTGCTACATGAACAGCCTGCTACAGACACTCTTCTTCACCAACCAGCTACGACGG GCCGTGTACATGATGCCCACAGAGGGAGATGACTCTTCCAAGAGCGTTCCCCTGGCACTGCAGAGGGTTTTCTACGAGCTGCAACACAGCGACAAACCCGTCGGCACCAAGAAACTCACCAAGTCCTTCGG GTGGGAAACACTAGATAGCTTCATGCAACATGATGTACAGGAGCTGTGCAGAGTG CTCCTGGACAATGTGGAGAACAAAATGAAAGGCACTTGTGTTGAAGGAACCATCCCTAAGCTCTTCAGAGGAAAGATGGTG TCATATATTCAGTGTAAGCATGTGGACTACCGATCGGAGCGGATAGAGGACTACTATGACATCCAGCTTAGcataaaaggaaagaagaaca tctttgAGTCATTCAAAGATTACGTCGCAACCGAACAGTTAGATGGGGATAACAAATACGACGCAGGAGAGCACGGCCTGCAG GAAGCAGAAAAGGGAGTGAAGTTCCTCACCTTCCCTCCGATCCTTCATCTGCAGCTGATGAGGTTCATGTATGACCCACAGACCGACCAAAACATCAAGATTAATGACAG GTTTGAGTTTCCAGATCAGTTACCTCTGGATGAGTTCCTCCAGAAGCCGGACTCCAAGGACCCAGCCAACTACATCCTGCATGCAGTGCTGGTTCACAGCGGGGACAACCATGGCGGTCACTATGTCGTCTATCTTAACCCCAAAGGAGACGGCAAAGTCAGTGTCAAGGAACCAATA TGGTGTAAGTTCGATGATGACGTGGTGTCACGGTGCACCAAGGAGGAGGCCATAGAGCACAACTATGGTGGGCATGACGATGATCTCTCAGTGCGCCACTGCACCAACGCATACATGTTGGTCTACATCCGTGAGTCCAAGCTCA GCGAGGTGCTCCAGCCGATGACTGACGTGGATATCCCTCAGCAGCTGGTGGAGCGTCTGCAGGAGGAGAAGCGGGTGGAGGCACAGAAGAGGAAGGAGCGCCAGGAGGCCCACCTCTACATGCAGGTCCAG ATGGTGACAGAGGACCAGTTCTGTGGTCATCAGGGCAACGACATGTACGACGAGGAGAAAGTGAAGTACACAGTCTTCAAGGTCCTGAAGAGCTCCACGCTCCAAGAGTTTGTCCAGAATCTCTCCCAGACCATG GGTTTCCCACAGGACCAGATGAGGCTGTGGCCCATGCAGGCCCGTAGCAATGGAACCAAGCGACCTGCTATGTTGGACTACGAGGCTGACTGCAACAAGTCG ATGATTGACTTGAGTGACAATGAGAACCCCTGGACAATATTTCTGGAGACGGTGGATCCAGAGATGGCAGCCAGCGGGGCCACGTTACCCAAGTTTGACAAAGACC ATGATGTCATGTTGTTCTTGAAGATGTATGACCCCAAAACCAGAAGCTTAAATTATTGTGGACATATCTACACACCTATATCCTGCAAAATAA GAGACCTGCTGCCAGTCATGTGTGAGAGAGCAGGGTTTCAGCAGGAAACTAGCCTTATCCTCTATGAG gaaGTAAAGCCCAATCTAACAGAGCGGATACAGGACTACGATGTCTCTCTGGACAAGGCCCTGGACGAGCTCATGGACGGGGACATCATTGTCTTCCAGAA GGACGACCCAGAGAACGACAGCAGTGAGCTGCCTACCGCCAAGGACTATTTCCGGGACCTCTACCACCGAGTGGATGTCATTTTCTGTGACAAGACCATCCACAACGACCCTGGCTTTGTGGTCACACTCTCTAACCGCATGAACTATTTTCAG gTGGCCAAGACGGTAGCGCAGAGGTTGAACACAGATCCCATGTTGCTGCAGTTCTTCAAGTCACAGGG GGACGGTCCAGGGAATCCTCTCAGACACAACTATGAGGGAACGCTGCGGGACCTGCTGCAATTCTTCAAGCCTCGGCAGCCCAAGAAACTGTACTACCAGCAG TTAAAGATGAAGATAACAGACTTCGAGAACAGGAGGAGTTTTAAATCCATATGGCTCAACAGCCAGTTCAGAGAggag GAGATCACCCTCTACCCTGACAAGCACGGCTGTGTGCGGGACCTTTTGGAAGAATGTAAAAAGTCAGTTGAGCTTTCTGAAAAAGGCTCTGAGAAGCTCAG GCTGTTAGAGATAGTAAGCTATAAAATCATCGGGGTTCACCAGGAGGACGAGCTCCTAGAATGTTTATCTCCGGCTGCCAGTCGCACCTTCAGAATAGAG GAGATTCCTTTGGATCAGGTGGACTTGGACAAGGACAGCGAAATGCTAATCCCTGTCGCTCATTTCCACAAGGAAGTCTTCGGCACCTTCGGGATCCCCTTCTTGCTTAAGATCAgacag GGTGAGTCATTTCGGGAGGTGATGAGGAGGATCCAGACCATGCTGGACATCCAGGAGAAAGAATTTGAGAAG ttcaAGTTTGCGATTGTGATGATGGGCCGGCATCAGTACATCACTGAAGACGAGTACGAGGTCAACCTGAAGGACTTTGAACCACAGCCAG GTAACATGTCCCACCCGCGCCCCTGGCTAGGGTTGGATCATTTCAACAAAGCTCCAAAGAGAGGTCGCTACACCTACCTGGAGAAAGCAATCAAGATCCACAACTAA
- the usp7 gene encoding ubiquitin carboxyl-terminal hydrolase 7 isoform X2, whose translation MSGDTDDPPRIPANPVINGNVAMADGHNNTEEDMEDDTSWRSEATFRFVVERFSRLSESVLSPSCFVRNLPWKIMVMPRFYPDRPHQKSVGFFLQCNAESDSTSWSCHAQAMLKIINYKDDEKSFSRRISHLFFHKENDWGFSNFMSWSDVTDPERGFVDDDKVTFEVYVQADAPHGVAWDSKKHTGYVGLKNQGATCYMNSLLQTLFFTNQLRRAVYMMPTEGDDSSKSVPLALQRVFYELQHSDKPVGTKKLTKSFGWETLDSFMQHDVQELCRVLLDNVENKMKGTCVEGTIPKLFRGKMVSYIQCKHVDYRSERIEDYYDIQLSIKGKKNIFESFKDYVATEQLDGDNKYDAGEHGLQEAEKGVKFLTFPPILHLQLMRFMYDPQTDQNIKINDRFEFPDQLPLDEFLQKPDSKDPANYILHAVLVHSGDNHGGHYVVYLNPKGDGKVSVKEPIWCKFDDDVVSRCTKEEAIEHNYGGHDDDLSVRHCTNAYMLVYIRESKLSEVLQPMTDVDIPQQLVERLQEEKRVEAQKRKERQEAHLYMQVQMVTEDQFCGHQGNDMYDEEKVKYTVFKVLKSSTLQEFVQNLSQTMGFPQDQMRLWPMQARSNGTKRPAMLDYEADCNKSMIDLSDNENPWTIFLETVDPEMAASGATLPKFDKDHDVMLFLKMYDPKTRSLNYCGHIYTPISCKIRDLLPVMCERAGFQQETSLILYEEVKPNLTERIQDYDVSLDKALDELMDGDIIVFQKDDPENDSSELPTAKDYFRDLYHRVDVIFCDKTIHNDPGFVVTLSNRMNYFQVAKTVAQRLNTDPMLLQFFKSQGYRDGPGNPLRHNYEGTLRDLLQFFKPRQPKKLYYQQLKMKITDFENRRSFKSIWLNSQFREEEITLYPDKHGCVRDLLEECKKSVELSEKGSEKLRLLEIVSYKIIGVHQEDELLECLSPAASRTFRIEEIPLDQVDLDKDSEMLIPVAHFHKEVFGTFGIPFLLKIRQGESFREVMRRIQTMLDIQEKEFEKFKFAIVMMGRHQYITEDEYEVNLKDFEPQPGNMSHPRPWLGLDHFNKAPKRGRYTYLEKAIKIHN comes from the exons atgt CTGGGGACACAGACGACCCTCCAAGAATCCCAGCCAACCCAGTGATCAATGGTAACGTGGCCATGGCGGATGgacacaacaacacagaggaGGACATGGAGGATG ACACCAGTTGGCGGTCAGAGGCAACCTTCCGGTTTGTGGTGGAGCGCTTCAGCCGCCTCAGCGAGTCGGTGCTCAGCCCATCCTGCTTTGTCCGGAACCTTCCATGGAAGATAATGGTGATGCCCCGCTTCTACCCCGACAGGCCACACCAGAAGAGCGTGGGTTTCTTCCTGCAGTGTAACGCAGAGTCCGACTCCAC gtcaTGGTCGTGCCACGCACAGGCCATGCTGAAGATCATCAACTACAAAGACGACGAGAAGTCTTTCAGCCGCAGGATCAGTCACCTGTTCTTTCACAAAGAGAATGATTGGGGCTTCTCCAACTTCATGTCCTGGAGT GATGTTACCGATCCAGAGAGGGGCTTCGTCGATGAtgacaaagtcacatttgaagTCTACGTCCAGGCCGATGCCCCACATGGAGTGGC CTGGGACTCTAAGAAACACACAGGCTATGTCGGACTAAAGAACCAGGGAGCTACTTGCTACATGAACAGCCTGCTACAGACACTCTTCTTCACCAACCAGCTACGACGG GCCGTGTACATGATGCCCACAGAGGGAGATGACTCTTCCAAGAGCGTTCCCCTGGCACTGCAGAGGGTTTTCTACGAGCTGCAACACAGCGACAAACCCGTCGGCACCAAGAAACTCACCAAGTCCTTCGG GTGGGAAACACTAGATAGCTTCATGCAACATGATGTACAGGAGCTGTGCAGAGTG CTCCTGGACAATGTGGAGAACAAAATGAAAGGCACTTGTGTTGAAGGAACCATCCCTAAGCTCTTCAGAGGAAAGATGGTG TCATATATTCAGTGTAAGCATGTGGACTACCGATCGGAGCGGATAGAGGACTACTATGACATCCAGCTTAGcataaaaggaaagaagaaca tctttgAGTCATTCAAAGATTACGTCGCAACCGAACAGTTAGATGGGGATAACAAATACGACGCAGGAGAGCACGGCCTGCAG GAAGCAGAAAAGGGAGTGAAGTTCCTCACCTTCCCTCCGATCCTTCATCTGCAGCTGATGAGGTTCATGTATGACCCACAGACCGACCAAAACATCAAGATTAATGACAG GTTTGAGTTTCCAGATCAGTTACCTCTGGATGAGTTCCTCCAGAAGCCGGACTCCAAGGACCCAGCCAACTACATCCTGCATGCAGTGCTGGTTCACAGCGGGGACAACCATGGCGGTCACTATGTCGTCTATCTTAACCCCAAAGGAGACGGCAAAGTCAGTGTCAAGGAACCAATA TGGTGTAAGTTCGATGATGACGTGGTGTCACGGTGCACCAAGGAGGAGGCCATAGAGCACAACTATGGTGGGCATGACGATGATCTCTCAGTGCGCCACTGCACCAACGCATACATGTTGGTCTACATCCGTGAGTCCAAGCTCA GCGAGGTGCTCCAGCCGATGACTGACGTGGATATCCCTCAGCAGCTGGTGGAGCGTCTGCAGGAGGAGAAGCGGGTGGAGGCACAGAAGAGGAAGGAGCGCCAGGAGGCCCACCTCTACATGCAGGTCCAG ATGGTGACAGAGGACCAGTTCTGTGGTCATCAGGGCAACGACATGTACGACGAGGAGAAAGTGAAGTACACAGTCTTCAAGGTCCTGAAGAGCTCCACGCTCCAAGAGTTTGTCCAGAATCTCTCCCAGACCATG GGTTTCCCACAGGACCAGATGAGGCTGTGGCCCATGCAGGCCCGTAGCAATGGAACCAAGCGACCTGCTATGTTGGACTACGAGGCTGACTGCAACAAGTCG ATGATTGACTTGAGTGACAATGAGAACCCCTGGACAATATTTCTGGAGACGGTGGATCCAGAGATGGCAGCCAGCGGGGCCACGTTACCCAAGTTTGACAAAGACC ATGATGTCATGTTGTTCTTGAAGATGTATGACCCCAAAACCAGAAGCTTAAATTATTGTGGACATATCTACACACCTATATCCTGCAAAATAA GAGACCTGCTGCCAGTCATGTGTGAGAGAGCAGGGTTTCAGCAGGAAACTAGCCTTATCCTCTATGAG gaaGTAAAGCCCAATCTAACAGAGCGGATACAGGACTACGATGTCTCTCTGGACAAGGCCCTGGACGAGCTCATGGACGGGGACATCATTGTCTTCCAGAA GGACGACCCAGAGAACGACAGCAGTGAGCTGCCTACCGCCAAGGACTATTTCCGGGACCTCTACCACCGAGTGGATGTCATTTTCTGTGACAAGACCATCCACAACGACCCTGGCTTTGTGGTCACACTCTCTAACCGCATGAACTATTTTCAG gTGGCCAAGACGGTAGCGCAGAGGTTGAACACAGATCCCATGTTGCTGCAGTTCTTCAAGTCACAGGG GTACAGGGACGGTCCAGGGAATCCTCTCAGACACAACTATGAGGGAACGCTGCGGGACCTGCTGCAATTCTTCAAGCCTCGGCAGCCCAAGAAACTGTACTACCAGCAG TTAAAGATGAAGATAACAGACTTCGAGAACAGGAGGAGTTTTAAATCCATATGGCTCAACAGCCAGTTCAGAGAggag GAGATCACCCTCTACCCTGACAAGCACGGCTGTGTGCGGGACCTTTTGGAAGAATGTAAAAAGTCAGTTGAGCTTTCTGAAAAAGGCTCTGAGAAGCTCAG GCTGTTAGAGATAGTAAGCTATAAAATCATCGGGGTTCACCAGGAGGACGAGCTCCTAGAATGTTTATCTCCGGCTGCCAGTCGCACCTTCAGAATAGAG GAGATTCCTTTGGATCAGGTGGACTTGGACAAGGACAGCGAAATGCTAATCCCTGTCGCTCATTTCCACAAGGAAGTCTTCGGCACCTTCGGGATCCCCTTCTTGCTTAAGATCAgacag GGTGAGTCATTTCGGGAGGTGATGAGGAGGATCCAGACCATGCTGGACATCCAGGAGAAAGAATTTGAGAAG ttcaAGTTTGCGATTGTGATGATGGGCCGGCATCAGTACATCACTGAAGACGAGTACGAGGTCAACCTGAAGGACTTTGAACCACAGCCAG GTAACATGTCCCACCCGCGCCCCTGGCTAGGGTTGGATCATTTCAACAAAGCTCCAAAGAGAGGTCGCTACACCTACCTGGAGAAAGCAATCAAGATCCACAACTAA
- the usp7 gene encoding ubiquitin carboxyl-terminal hydrolase 7 isoform X3: protein MNHHHHHTQQQQKAGEQQLSEPEDMEMEAGDTDDPPRIPANPVINGNVAMADGHNNTEEDMEDDTSWRSEATFRFVVERFSRLSESVLSPSCFVRNLPWKIMVMPRFYPDRPHQKSVGFFLQCNAESDSTSWSCHAQAMLKIINYKDDEKSFSRRISHLFFHKENDWGFSNFMSWSDVTDPERGFVDDDKVTFEVYVQADAPHGVAWDSKKHTGYVGLKNQGATCYMNSLLQTLFFTNQLRRAVYMMPTEGDDSSKSVPLALQRVFYELQHSDKPVGTKKLTKSFGWETLDSFMQHDVQELCRVLLDNVENKMKGTCVEGTIPKLFRGKMVSYIQCKHVDYRSERIEDYYDIQLSIKGKKNIFESFKDYVATEQLDGDNKYDAGEHGLQEAEKGVKFLTFPPILHLQLMRFMYDPQTDQNIKINDRFEFPDQLPLDEFLQKPDSKDPANYILHAVLVHSGDNHGGHYVVYLNPKGDGKVSVKEPIWCKFDDDVVSRCTKEEAIEHNYGGHDDDLSVRHCTNAYMLVYIRESKLSEVLQPMTDVDIPQQLVERLQEEKRVEAQKRKERQEAHLYMQVQMVTEDQFCGHQGNDMYDEEKVKYTVFKVLKSSTLQEFVQNLSQTMGFPQDQMRLWPMQARSNGTKRPAMLDYEADCNKSMIDLSDNENPWTIFLETVDPEMAASGATLPKFDKDHDVMLFLKMYDPKTRSLNYCGHIYTPISCKIRDLLPVMCERAGFQQETSLILYEEVKPNLTERIQDYDVSLDKALDELMDGDIIVFQKDDPENDSSELPTAKDYFRDLYHRVDVIFCDKTIHNDPGFVVTLSNRMNYFQVAKTVAQRLNTDPMLLQFFKSQGYRDGPGNPLRHNYEGTLRDLLQFFKPRQPKKLYYQQLKMKITDFENRRSFKSIWLNSQFREEEITLYPDKHGCVRDLLEECKKSVELSEKGSEKLRLLEIVSYKIIGVHQEDELLECLSPAASRTFRIEEIPLDQVDLDKDSEMLIPVAHFHKEVFGTFGIPFLLKIRQGESFREVMRRIQTMLDIQEKEFEKFKFAIVMMGRHQYITEDEYEVNLKDFEPQPGNMSHPRPWLGLDHFNKAPKRGRYTYLEKAIKIHN from the exons ATgaaccaccaccatcaccacacGCAGCAGCAACAGAAAGCCGGCgagcagcagctcagtgaacCGGAGGACATGGAGATGGAAG CTGGGGACACAGACGACCCTCCAAGAATCCCAGCCAACCCAGTGATCAATGGTAACGTGGCCATGGCGGATGgacacaacaacacagaggaGGACATGGAGGATG ACACCAGTTGGCGGTCAGAGGCAACCTTCCGGTTTGTGGTGGAGCGCTTCAGCCGCCTCAGCGAGTCGGTGCTCAGCCCATCCTGCTTTGTCCGGAACCTTCCATGGAAGATAATGGTGATGCCCCGCTTCTACCCCGACAGGCCACACCAGAAGAGCGTGGGTTTCTTCCTGCAGTGTAACGCAGAGTCCGACTCCAC gtcaTGGTCGTGCCACGCACAGGCCATGCTGAAGATCATCAACTACAAAGACGACGAGAAGTCTTTCAGCCGCAGGATCAGTCACCTGTTCTTTCACAAAGAGAATGATTGGGGCTTCTCCAACTTCATGTCCTGGAGT GATGTTACCGATCCAGAGAGGGGCTTCGTCGATGAtgacaaagtcacatttgaagTCTACGTCCAGGCCGATGCCCCACATGGAGTGGC CTGGGACTCTAAGAAACACACAGGCTATGTCGGACTAAAGAACCAGGGAGCTACTTGCTACATGAACAGCCTGCTACAGACACTCTTCTTCACCAACCAGCTACGACGG GCCGTGTACATGATGCCCACAGAGGGAGATGACTCTTCCAAGAGCGTTCCCCTGGCACTGCAGAGGGTTTTCTACGAGCTGCAACACAGCGACAAACCCGTCGGCACCAAGAAACTCACCAAGTCCTTCGG GTGGGAAACACTAGATAGCTTCATGCAACATGATGTACAGGAGCTGTGCAGAGTG CTCCTGGACAATGTGGAGAACAAAATGAAAGGCACTTGTGTTGAAGGAACCATCCCTAAGCTCTTCAGAGGAAAGATGGTG TCATATATTCAGTGTAAGCATGTGGACTACCGATCGGAGCGGATAGAGGACTACTATGACATCCAGCTTAGcataaaaggaaagaagaaca tctttgAGTCATTCAAAGATTACGTCGCAACCGAACAGTTAGATGGGGATAACAAATACGACGCAGGAGAGCACGGCCTGCAG GAAGCAGAAAAGGGAGTGAAGTTCCTCACCTTCCCTCCGATCCTTCATCTGCAGCTGATGAGGTTCATGTATGACCCACAGACCGACCAAAACATCAAGATTAATGACAG GTTTGAGTTTCCAGATCAGTTACCTCTGGATGAGTTCCTCCAGAAGCCGGACTCCAAGGACCCAGCCAACTACATCCTGCATGCAGTGCTGGTTCACAGCGGGGACAACCATGGCGGTCACTATGTCGTCTATCTTAACCCCAAAGGAGACGGCAAAGTCAGTGTCAAGGAACCAATA TGGTGTAAGTTCGATGATGACGTGGTGTCACGGTGCACCAAGGAGGAGGCCATAGAGCACAACTATGGTGGGCATGACGATGATCTCTCAGTGCGCCACTGCACCAACGCATACATGTTGGTCTACATCCGTGAGTCCAAGCTCA GCGAGGTGCTCCAGCCGATGACTGACGTGGATATCCCTCAGCAGCTGGTGGAGCGTCTGCAGGAGGAGAAGCGGGTGGAGGCACAGAAGAGGAAGGAGCGCCAGGAGGCCCACCTCTACATGCAGGTCCAG ATGGTGACAGAGGACCAGTTCTGTGGTCATCAGGGCAACGACATGTACGACGAGGAGAAAGTGAAGTACACAGTCTTCAAGGTCCTGAAGAGCTCCACGCTCCAAGAGTTTGTCCAGAATCTCTCCCAGACCATG GGTTTCCCACAGGACCAGATGAGGCTGTGGCCCATGCAGGCCCGTAGCAATGGAACCAAGCGACCTGCTATGTTGGACTACGAGGCTGACTGCAACAAGTCG ATGATTGACTTGAGTGACAATGAGAACCCCTGGACAATATTTCTGGAGACGGTGGATCCAGAGATGGCAGCCAGCGGGGCCACGTTACCCAAGTTTGACAAAGACC ATGATGTCATGTTGTTCTTGAAGATGTATGACCCCAAAACCAGAAGCTTAAATTATTGTGGACATATCTACACACCTATATCCTGCAAAATAA GAGACCTGCTGCCAGTCATGTGTGAGAGAGCAGGGTTTCAGCAGGAAACTAGCCTTATCCTCTATGAG gaaGTAAAGCCCAATCTAACAGAGCGGATACAGGACTACGATGTCTCTCTGGACAAGGCCCTGGACGAGCTCATGGACGGGGACATCATTGTCTTCCAGAA GGACGACCCAGAGAACGACAGCAGTGAGCTGCCTACCGCCAAGGACTATTTCCGGGACCTCTACCACCGAGTGGATGTCATTTTCTGTGACAAGACCATCCACAACGACCCTGGCTTTGTGGTCACACTCTCTAACCGCATGAACTATTTTCAG gTGGCCAAGACGGTAGCGCAGAGGTTGAACACAGATCCCATGTTGCTGCAGTTCTTCAAGTCACAGGG GTACAGGGACGGTCCAGGGAATCCTCTCAGACACAACTATGAGGGAACGCTGCGGGACCTGCTGCAATTCTTCAAGCCTCGGCAGCCCAAGAAACTGTACTACCAGCAG TTAAAGATGAAGATAACAGACTTCGAGAACAGGAGGAGTTTTAAATCCATATGGCTCAACAGCCAGTTCAGAGAggag GAGATCACCCTCTACCCTGACAAGCACGGCTGTGTGCGGGACCTTTTGGAAGAATGTAAAAAGTCAGTTGAGCTTTCTGAAAAAGGCTCTGAGAAGCTCAG GCTGTTAGAGATAGTAAGCTATAAAATCATCGGGGTTCACCAGGAGGACGAGCTCCTAGAATGTTTATCTCCGGCTGCCAGTCGCACCTTCAGAATAGAG GAGATTCCTTTGGATCAGGTGGACTTGGACAAGGACAGCGAAATGCTAATCCCTGTCGCTCATTTCCACAAGGAAGTCTTCGGCACCTTCGGGATCCCCTTCTTGCTTAAGATCAgacag GGTGAGTCATTTCGGGAGGTGATGAGGAGGATCCAGACCATGCTGGACATCCAGGAGAAAGAATTTGAGAAG ttcaAGTTTGCGATTGTGATGATGGGCCGGCATCAGTACATCACTGAAGACGAGTACGAGGTCAACCTGAAGGACTTTGAACCACAGCCAG GTAACATGTCCCACCCGCGCCCCTGGCTAGGGTTGGATCATTTCAACAAAGCTCCAAAGAGAGGTCGCTACACCTACCTGGAGAAAGCAATCAAGATCCACAACTAA